In Candidatus Paceibacterota bacterium, the sequence TTCACGAAGATAAAAAAACACTTATTTTAAGATTAAAAAACTTTAAAGTTCACCCGATAATTTGTATTTACCTCGCTGGTTATTTTAAGAGAGTTGCATCTTTAGGTATTAAAAGCAAAAAAATAGAGTGTAAAGAGACGGAATGTATCTTTAAAGAAGGTTCTTGTGACGAATTTAGAATCACTTGGGAATAATTTATAACATTAATAAAAAAAGTGAAGAAAAGCTCCACACAATGGAGCTTTTTTGGTAGAATAAAATAACTTAATTGGAAAGGTCGTTATTTTAAAATATAAATTTCAATATGGAAAACATGGAGTCAAAAGAAGAAAATCAATCACAACAAAAGCAAGAACCTCAAGGATCAACTCAACAGCCACCAATTCAGCAAAACCAACAACAATATCAACAAGCTCCGCAACAAGTTCCAGAAGACAGAAAAGGATCAGCTATAGCCGCATTTATTCTTGGTTTCTTTTCTTTTATACCATTTTTAGGATTCATAACGTTTATCATTGGTATAATTTTAGGTATATTGGGATTAAAATCATCAAAGAAAGGCTTTGCAATAGCTGGAATAATATTGTGCATTATTGGACAAATTACAGCTTTAATTATAATAATATCTTTGGGATTTTTTGGAGTAAAGAAAGCAGCAACAGAAGTTAAGGGAAAGGTGATAGAAGGCACAATGGAAACATTTGCCGAGGGTGCTAAAGAATATTACGATGTTCAAAAAACCTATATTGGCCTTGAAAAAGGTGAAGTTTTTAATACTGCGAAAAAAGCAATTGATTTTGGTGATGGTGAGAATTTTGTTGTATACACAAGTAAAAATGCTTACTGCGCCAAAGCCCAAAAAATGAATGAAAAATGGTGGTGTATAGACAGTAAGAACGTTTCAAAAGAATACGAAAACAATCCTACTTGTTCAAAATCTCATTATTCTTGTAATTAGTTTTTATAGCGGATTATTATACTAAAATTTTAAAAACCCGAGATAGTTTCTCGGGTTTTTATTTTAAAACCTTGACAAAACATAGTTATGGGTATATACTCATAATAGAGAGTGATGTAAGGTCGGCATCACCGATTAGTGAGCAAAACTTTTGTTTTGCAAAACCATGCCAAGATTTGATGCAACTGGTCCTATGGGCTACGGCCCTGGAACTGGAAGAGGAATGGGTCCTTGCGGCGCCGGAATGGCAAGAGGTAGAGGAAGAGGAGGTCGTGGATTTAGAAGGTTTTGGGGTTATATGCCCTATCAGGGAGAAATTACCAAAAAAGAGGAAGTTGAAATGTTAGAAGACGATGCTGAGGTTTTAGAAGAAGAACTTAAAGAAGTAAAAGAAAGGTTAAAAAATCTAAAAGGCAAGTAAAGAAAAAAAACTAATTATCGCCTTATGCTAGACAATTTTCACAAGGCGATAATTAGTTTATAATTAGAAAATGAAAGAAAAAATAGCGAAAATTGCAATATTAGCAAACGTATTTTTAGCTGGGGGCAAAATTGCCGTTGGTGTTTTTTCTAATTCAGTTGCGATACTAGCCAGCGGAATTGATTCTTTTGTAGATGTTTTTTCTTCAATTATAAGTTATGTTGGAATTAAAATATCAGGAAAACCAGCCGACGAAAAATATCCTTATGGTCACTATAAATTTGAGGTATTAGCTGGAGTAATTATTACCCTGTTTATTTTAGTAACAGGCATCGGAATTATTTATGACGCTTATAAAGGATTTTTTGAAACAAAAACTATTCAGGTCAGCTACCTTGCATTTGGAATAATGATATTTTCAGTTGTGGCAAATGAGATAATGTCTAGGCTAAAAATTCATTATGGCAAGAAAGAAAGTTCTGTTAGCTTACTTTCAGATGGGACACATTCAAGAATTGACGTTTATACATCTTTAGTAATTTTAATTGGGCTTTTTTTAACAAAATATTGGTCTTATGCTGATTCTGTTTTGGCTATATTAATGGGTGTTTATATAATAAAAGAAGCTTTTTTAATTGGGAAAGAAGCTATGGGTTCATTACTTGATGTTTCGGCTGACCAGGGAACAGAAGATAAAATAAAAAAAATTGCAAAAAAACAGAATATCGAAGTCAATTCTTTAAAAACTCAAAAGAAAGGATCTGCTATTACTGCTAACCTTGAAATAAAATTACCAAATGATTTAAGTGTGGAGAAAGCAAACAACATTTCAAATAATTTAAGAGA encodes:
- a CDS encoding DUF5320 domain-containing protein produces the protein MPRFDATGPMGYGPGTGRGMGPCGAGMARGRGRGGRGFRRFWGYMPYQGEITKKEEVEMLEDDAEVLEEELKEVKERLKNLKGK
- a CDS encoding cation diffusion facilitator family transporter, translated to MKEKIAKIAILANVFLAGGKIAVGVFSNSVAILASGIDSFVDVFSSIISYVGIKISGKPADEKYPYGHYKFEVLAGVIITLFILVTGIGIIYDAYKGFFETKTIQVSYLAFGIMIFSVVANEIMSRLKIHYGKKESSVSLLSDGTHSRIDVYTSLVILIGLFLTKYWSYADSVLAILMGVYIIKEAFLIGKEAMGSLLDVSADQGTEDKIKKIAKKQNIEVNSLKTQKKGSAITANLEIKLPNDLSVEKANNISNNLREELTKKIENLKYIAIQIKSHDITTNFYKPDFGRGFGWQRRGKFKEEVKEATGQGPVGNCICPECGYKAPHKRGIPCSSLKCPKCNINLKRE